Proteins co-encoded in one Xanthomonas campestris pv. badrii genomic window:
- the rnk gene encoding nucleoside diphosphate kinase regulator: protein MTLQHHSGLPPSILVSSHDLARLEALLDSPAFNKHPAATALSDELGRARVLPPDQIPGDVVTMHSRIDCEDELHGERHTLTLVYPQEADVQQGRISVLAPVGSALLGLSVGQSIDWRTPDGRNLRLRVQAVHDQPAAAGDFQRAAR, encoded by the coding sequence ATGACTTTGCAGCATCACAGCGGCTTGCCGCCATCCATCCTCGTCTCCAGCCACGACCTTGCCCGGCTCGAGGCCTTGCTCGATTCCCCCGCGTTCAACAAGCATCCTGCCGCCACTGCGCTGAGCGACGAACTGGGCCGCGCACGCGTGCTGCCGCCCGACCAGATTCCCGGCGATGTCGTCACCATGCACTCGCGCATCGATTGCGAAGACGAGCTGCACGGCGAGCGGCATACGCTCACCCTCGTGTACCCGCAGGAGGCCGATGTCCAGCAGGGCCGCATCTCGGTGCTGGCGCCGGTCGGCAGCGCGCTGCTCGGCCTGTCGGTCGGCCAGAGCATCGACTGGCGCACGCCGGACGGGCGCAACCTGCGCCTGCGCGTGCAGGCCGTGCACGATCAACCCGCCGCCGCGGGCGACTTCCAGCGCGCGGCGCGCTAA